The proteins below come from a single Streptomyces tubercidicus genomic window:
- a CDS encoding fic family toxin-antitoxin system, toxin component, with protein sequence MTLRIDLSWLLLIAEQHTPGDPQVTDWGALVAAVSRHEAEILGVPVYTDPQDRAAALLQLLLQVPALEGANAMFATAVAYGYLVASGLKIATSPEQVRDLARLVKDGTADVRAIADELRTWTV encoded by the coding sequence GTGACACTGCGCATCGACCTCTCCTGGCTCCTCCTGATCGCCGAACAGCACACCCCCGGAGACCCCCAGGTCACCGACTGGGGCGCCCTGGTGGCCGCCGTCAGCCGCCATGAAGCCGAGATACTCGGCGTGCCCGTCTATACGGACCCTCAGGACCGTGCCGCCGCCCTGCTCCAACTCCTGCTCCAGGTGCCGGCGCTGGAGGGGGCGAACGCGATGTTCGCGACCGCCGTCGCCTATGGCTACCTCGTCGCCAGCGGACTGAAGATCGCCACCTCCCCCGAGCAGGTCCGCGACCTCGCCCGTCTCGTCAAGGACGGCACGGCCGACGTCCGGGCCATCGCGGACGAGCTGCGCACCTGGACGGTCTGA
- a CDS encoding class I SAM-dependent methyltransferase: MWQRRRVPHGTVHHPVFARFYASCCGPAADARAGVAALRKELLAGTTGRVIEVGAGTGLNFAHYPGAVSEVVAIEPEPTLREVARSAAAHAEVPVDLVPGVAEALPVKSEAFDTAVASLVLCSVREVQRALLELRRVLRPGGELRFFEHGRAAGRGLAAVQWSLDRTVWPLLMGGCHTGRDPLGAIRTAGFEVVRVRRLTVPERGPTLPTSPAVLGTARRPLD, encoded by the coding sequence ATGTGGCAGCGCAGAAGAGTTCCGCACGGCACGGTGCACCACCCGGTGTTCGCCCGTTTCTATGCGAGCTGCTGTGGTCCGGCCGCGGATGCGCGGGCGGGGGTGGCCGCGCTCCGGAAGGAGCTGCTGGCGGGTACCACGGGCCGGGTCATCGAGGTCGGCGCGGGCACCGGGCTGAACTTCGCGCACTATCCGGGAGCGGTCTCGGAGGTGGTGGCGATCGAGCCGGAGCCCACCCTGCGGGAGGTGGCCCGGTCGGCGGCGGCCCATGCGGAGGTGCCGGTGGATCTGGTGCCGGGTGTGGCGGAGGCGCTGCCGGTCAAGAGCGAGGCGTTCGACACCGCGGTGGCGTCGTTGGTGCTGTGTTCGGTGCGCGAGGTGCAGCGGGCCCTGCTGGAGCTGCGGCGGGTGCTGCGGCCGGGCGGTGAGCTGCGGTTCTTCGAGCACGGGCGGGCCGCGGGGCGGGGTCTGGCGGCGGTGCAGTGGTCGCTGGACCGGACGGTCTGGCCCCTGCTGATGGGCGGCTGTCACACCGGCCGGGACCCGCTGGGGGCGATCCGCACGGCCGGGTTCGAGGTGGTGCGGGTGCGCCGGCTGACGGTGCCGGAGCGCGGGCCGACGCTGCCGACCTCGCCTGCGGTGCTGGGCACGGCCCGGCGGCCGCTCGACTGA
- a CDS encoding CAP domain-containing protein codes for MKFSSVKREARGAHRRRARMIPIGIVAAAGVLGGSLAVFNSQDNATAGEAFPRASHTATPGATPSDQPSSPAPTASKAGNSKVDRYEAEIHRLVNKTRVEHGCAPLHRDPRLDKAARLHSQDMAAHSHYSHTSTDGKGPKERMEAQGYDDASGENIDAWPTTPQGAFDAWMHSPEHRDQILACHSKGTGIGVALGGKHRAYWTQDFGYK; via the coding sequence GTGAAATTCTCTTCGGTGAAGCGCGAGGCGCGCGGCGCGCACCGGCGCAGGGCCCGGATGATTCCGATCGGCATCGTGGCCGCGGCAGGCGTCCTCGGTGGATCGCTGGCCGTGTTCAACTCCCAGGACAATGCGACGGCCGGCGAAGCCTTCCCCCGGGCCTCGCACACCGCCACCCCCGGTGCCACGCCGAGCGACCAGCCGTCCTCCCCGGCGCCGACGGCGAGCAAGGCGGGAAACAGCAAGGTCGACCGTTACGAGGCGGAAATCCACCGCCTGGTCAACAAGACGCGCGTCGAGCACGGCTGTGCCCCCCTGCACCGCGACCCGCGCCTGGACAAGGCGGCCCGGCTGCACAGCCAGGACATGGCCGCCCACAGCCATTACTCGCACACCTCCACCGACGGCAAGGGACCCAAGGAGCGGATGGAGGCGCAGGGGTACGACGACGCCTCGGGGGAGAATATCGACGCCTGGCCGACGACTCCCCAGGGCGCGTTCGACGCCTGGATGCACAGCCCGGAACACCGGGACCAGATCCTCGCCTGCCACTCCAAGGGCACCGGCATAGGCGTCGCCCTGGGCGGCAAGCACCGCGCCTACTGGACCCAGGACTTCGGCTACAAGTAA
- a CDS encoding adenosylmethionine--8-amino-7-oxononanoate transaminase gives MPEPLTPGELLALDRQHVWHPYGPMPGRTAPLLVESASGVRLRLAEPAEGQDELVDGMSSWWSAVHGYNHPVLNDAAQGQLGRMSHVMFGGLTHEPAVRLAKRLVDITPEPLEHVFLADSGSVSVEVAVKMCLQYWRSLGKPRKQRLLTWRGGYHGDTWQPMSVCDPDGGMHELWQGVLPRQIFADAPPTGFDAAPDEAYAAQLRELIARHAEELAAVIVEPVVQGAGGMSFHSPAYLRVLREACDAHDVLLVFDEIATGFGRTGALFAAEHAGVAPDVMCLGKALTGGYLTLAATLCTAAVADGISRGALPVLAHGPTFMGNPLAAAVAESSIELLLSQDWAQEVKRIEAGLRNGLAPARSIAGVREVRVLGAIGVVQLDHEVDMAAATRAAVRAGVWLRPFRDLIYTIPPYITGDDDVARICAAVCAAAREG, from the coding sequence ATGCCTGAGCCGCTCACCCCCGGCGAACTGCTCGCGCTGGACCGGCAGCATGTGTGGCATCCGTACGGGCCGATGCCCGGCCGGACCGCACCGCTGCTGGTCGAGTCCGCGTCCGGTGTCCGGCTCCGGCTGGCCGAACCGGCCGAGGGCCAGGACGAGTTGGTGGACGGCATGTCGTCCTGGTGGTCGGCGGTGCACGGCTACAACCACCCGGTCCTCAATGACGCCGCACAGGGCCAGCTGGGGCGGATGAGCCATGTGATGTTCGGCGGGCTGACCCATGAGCCGGCCGTCCGTCTGGCGAAGCGGCTGGTCGACATCACCCCGGAGCCGCTGGAGCATGTCTTCCTCGCCGACTCCGGTTCGGTGTCGGTCGAGGTCGCCGTCAAGATGTGCCTCCAGTACTGGCGCTCGCTCGGGAAGCCGCGCAAACAACGGCTGCTGACCTGGCGGGGCGGCTATCACGGCGACACCTGGCAGCCGATGTCGGTATGCGATCCGGACGGCGGGATGCATGAGCTGTGGCAGGGGGTGCTGCCGCGGCAGATCTTCGCGGACGCCCCGCCCACCGGCTTCGACGCGGCGCCGGACGAGGCGTACGCGGCGCAGCTGCGCGAGCTGATCGCCCGGCACGCCGAGGAGCTGGCGGCGGTGATCGTGGAGCCCGTGGTGCAGGGGGCGGGCGGTATGTCCTTCCACTCCCCCGCGTATCTGCGGGTGTTGCGAGAGGCCTGCGACGCCCATGACGTGCTGCTCGTCTTCGACGAGATCGCCACCGGCTTCGGCCGTACGGGCGCCCTCTTCGCCGCCGAACACGCAGGCGTCGCACCCGATGTGATGTGCCTCGGCAAGGCGCTGACCGGCGGATATCTCACGCTGGCGGCGACGTTGTGCACGGCAGCGGTGGCGGACGGGATCTCCCGCGGCGCACTCCCGGTGCTGGCACACGGCCCCACCTTCATGGGCAACCCGCTGGCCGCGGCCGTCGCCGAGTCCTCCATCGAACTGCTGCTGTCCCAGGACTGGGCACAGGAGGTCAAGCGGATCGAGGCCGGACTGCGCAACGGTCTGGCGCCGGCCCGGAGCATCGCCGGGGTGCGGGAGGTACGGGTACTCGGCGCGATCGGTGTCGTCCAGCTCGACCACGAGGTGGACATGGCGGCCGCGACCCGGGCGGCGGTCCGGGCGGGCGTATGGCTGCGCCCGTTCCGGGATCTGATCTACACCATACCGCCGTACATCACCGGCGACGACGATGTGGCACGCATCTGCGCCGCGGTGTGCGCGGCGGCGCGCGAGGGCTGA
- a CDS encoding ATP-binding protein: protein MADHHASSLTLPSAPASVRTARGHALAVLAEWGLPAGSELADSVRLIISELATNAIVHTSGRSPDFTVELRLDRDEQLRVGITDSHPRRPRRLPAAVQQDNGRGLVIIRSLAAEAGGRFSVVPTESGGKTVWITLPWQAAVR, encoded by the coding sequence ATGGCAGACCACCATGCATCCTCACTGACTCTGCCGAGCGCCCCCGCCTCGGTCCGCACCGCCCGCGGGCACGCCCTCGCCGTGCTCGCCGAATGGGGCCTGCCCGCCGGGTCCGAACTCGCCGACTCCGTCCGTCTGATCATCTCCGAACTCGCGACCAACGCCATCGTGCACACCTCCGGCCGGTCGCCCGACTTCACCGTCGAACTGCGGCTGGACCGCGACGAACAGCTGCGGGTGGGCATCACCGACAGCCATCCCCGCCGTCCGCGCCGACTGCCCGCCGCCGTCCAGCAGGACAACGGCCGGGGGCTGGTCATCATCCGCTCGCTCGCCGCGGAAGCCGGCGGCCGCTTCTCGGTCGTCCCCACCGAGTCCGGCGGAAAGACCGTCTGGATCACCCTGCCGTGGCAGGCCGCCGTCCGCTGA
- a CDS encoding cytosine permease: protein MTDRHAAAQPGAVEPHIAYEVPEHTRHGFTRALCSLGFGTPVAPLALVTGAMAVQVLHQPLWSGVLAVLVGQLLGAVCTAPHGASGWRPAVPRMLRHRARFGSPGALPGVAVAAAVYAVFFAAHLALAGRSLHVLAPGLPVGVGILLAAAGSALLCLIGHRHRLIPVLTKAAAVILGLGSVAALAVVVIRGLPLDFLTRGGFTFPGWLATVALSALWQPAVAPYAADPARLPRTVRTTAAFPVTYGGRWLGPLLPFVAGAALALGLAGDFGTRFAGPALVVLAVLVSWAAMNGTEYFLWARSRRRCEAGAVLGMREQAARILDPLRPLYPEDVRGFADTR from the coding sequence GTGACCGATCGGCACGCAGCCGCGCAGCCCGGCGCGGTCGAACCCCATATCGCCTACGAGGTGCCGGAGCACACCCGGCACGGCTTCACCCGTGCGCTGTGCAGTCTCGGGTTCGGCACCCCTGTCGCCCCGTTGGCGCTGGTCACCGGCGCGATGGCGGTACAGGTACTCCATCAGCCGCTGTGGTCGGGCGTACTGGCGGTGCTCGTGGGGCAGTTGCTCGGCGCGGTGTGCACGGCGCCGCACGGGGCCTCGGGTTGGCGACCCGCTGTGCCGCGGATGCTCCGGCACCGGGCACGGTTCGGCTCGCCGGGGGCGCTCCCGGGTGTGGCCGTCGCGGCCGCCGTGTATGCCGTGTTCTTCGCCGCGCACCTTGCGCTCGCCGGGCGGTCGCTGCACGTCCTGGCGCCCGGCCTGCCGGTCGGCGTGGGCATCCTGCTCGCCGCTGCCGGCTCCGCGCTGCTCTGCCTGATCGGTCACCGCCACCGTCTGATCCCCGTCCTGACCAAGGCGGCGGCGGTGATCCTCGGCCTCGGCAGCGTGGCCGCCCTTGCGGTCGTCGTGATCCGCGGTCTGCCCCTGGACTTCCTCACCCGGGGCGGTTTCACCTTCCCCGGCTGGCTCGCGACCGTCGCCCTCAGCGCCCTGTGGCAGCCGGCCGTCGCCCCGTACGCCGCGGATCCCGCGCGCCTGCCCCGGACTGTCCGCACCACCGCCGCCTTCCCGGTGACCTACGGCGGCCGCTGGCTGGGCCCCTTGCTGCCGTTCGTGGCCGGTGCGGCCCTCGCCCTCGGTCTGGCCGGTGACTTCGGGACGCGCTTCGCCGGTCCGGCCCTGGTGGTGCTTGCCGTGCTGGTGTCCTGGGCCGCGATGAACGGCACCGAGTACTTCCTGTGGGCGCGGTCCCGGCGGCGCTGCGAGGCGGGAGCGGTGCTCGGTATGCGCGAGCAGGCCGCCCGCATTCTCGATCCGCTCCGGCCCCTGTATCCCGAGGACGTACGGGGCTTCGCGGACACCCGTTAG
- a CDS encoding 8-amino-7-oxononanoate synthase, with amino-acid sequence MPQDSAPSLLHDTAPATPGEPAAATSGEPAAAASRPTYDAAFDWLEEARAARHRAGLARTLRPRPADSPLLDLAGNDYLGFARHPEVTRGAAAAAHRWGAGATGSRLVTGSTELHTRLETELAEFCGFDAALVLSSGYAANLAAVTALTGPGHLVVSDAGNHASLIDGCRLSRARTEVTPHADPEAVRAALTGHDGRALAVTDAVFSVDGDAAPLAALAEVCRAAGAALLVDDAHGLGILGEGGRGALWAAGLAGDGDVVTTVTLSKSLGSQGGAVLGPARVIEHLVNTARSFIFDTGLAPAAVGGALTALRLLRREPQRATRVAQVARELHDRLTAAGLTAARPDAAVVSVRAPSPEAAVRWAADCRAAGLAVGCFRPPSVPDGISRLRLTARADLTDAQLDMAVGTVLATAPAA; translated from the coding sequence ATGCCGCAGGACTCCGCCCCGTCGCTGCTCCACGACACCGCCCCGGCGACCCCCGGCGAGCCGGCCGCCGCGACCTCCGGCGAGCCCGCCGCAGCGGCCTCCCGGCCGACGTATGACGCGGCCTTCGACTGGCTGGAAGAGGCCCGTGCCGCACGCCATCGTGCCGGACTGGCCCGCACGCTGCGCCCCCGCCCCGCCGACTCCCCGCTGCTCGATCTGGCCGGCAACGACTACCTCGGATTCGCCCGGCACCCCGAGGTCACCCGCGGCGCGGCGGCCGCCGCGCACCGCTGGGGCGCCGGCGCGACCGGCTCCCGGCTGGTCACCGGCAGCACCGAACTGCACACCCGGCTGGAGACGGAACTCGCCGAGTTCTGCGGCTTCGATGCCGCTTTGGTGCTGTCCTCCGGTTATGCCGCCAACCTCGCCGCCGTCACCGCGCTCACCGGCCCCGGCCACCTGGTCGTCTCCGACGCGGGCAACCACGCCTCCCTGATCGACGGCTGCCGGCTCTCCCGGGCCCGTACCGAAGTGACCCCGCACGCCGACCCCGAGGCCGTACGCGCGGCGCTGACCGGCCACGACGGCCGCGCGCTCGCCGTGACCGACGCGGTGTTCTCGGTCGACGGCGATGCCGCGCCGCTCGCCGCGCTCGCCGAGGTCTGCCGGGCCGCGGGCGCCGCGCTGCTCGTCGACGACGCGCACGGGCTGGGCATCCTGGGCGAAGGGGGCCGCGGGGCGCTGTGGGCCGCCGGTCTCGCCGGGGACGGCGATGTGGTGACCACCGTGACGCTGTCCAAGTCGCTCGGCTCCCAGGGCGGTGCGGTGCTCGGCCCGGCCCGGGTCATCGAGCACCTGGTCAACACCGCCCGCTCGTTCATCTTCGACACCGGACTCGCCCCGGCGGCGGTCGGCGGGGCGCTGACCGCGCTGCGGCTGCTGCGCCGCGAACCGCAGCGCGCCACCCGCGTCGCCCAGGTCGCACGGGAGCTGCACGACCGGCTCACCGCGGCCGGGCTGACCGCGGCCCGGCCGGACGCCGCGGTGGTCTCGGTCCGCGCCCCCTCCCCGGAGGCGGCGGTCCGCTGGGCCGCCGACTGCCGTGCGGCCGGACTCGCGGTCGGCTGCTTCCGTCCGCCGTCCGTGCCCGACGGGATCTCCCGGCTGCGGCTCACGGCCCGCGCGGACCTGACGGACGCCCAGCTCGACATGGCGGTCGGCACGGTCCTGGCCACGGCACCGGCGGCCTGA
- the bioB gene encoding biotin synthase BioB: MDLLNTLVDKGLRRELPTREEALAVLATSDDELLDVVAAAGKVRRQWFGRRVKLNYLVNLKSGLCPEDCSYCSQRLGSKAEILKYTWLKPDDASKAAAAGVAGGAKRVCLVASGRGPTDKDVDRVSETISAIKEQNEGVEVCACLGLLSDGQAGRLREAGADAYNHNLNTSEATYGDICTTHDFSDRVSTVQQAQAAGMSACSGLIAGMGESDADLVDVVYALRELDPDSVPVNFLIPFEGTPLAKEWNLTPQRALRILAMVRFVCPDIEVRLAGGREVHLRSMQPLALHLVNSIFLGDYLTSEGQAGKDDLAMIEDAGFEVEGTDTTTLPEHRRQGCGEGACASEDAGEDADEPAAVAAPSEDTRRDLVSVRRRGAGTELPPNA; encoded by the coding sequence ATGGACCTGCTGAACACACTGGTGGACAAGGGACTGCGGCGCGAATTGCCGACCCGCGAAGAGGCGCTCGCCGTACTGGCGACCTCCGATGACGAACTGCTCGATGTCGTGGCCGCGGCCGGAAAGGTGCGCCGCCAGTGGTTCGGGCGGCGGGTCAAACTCAACTATCTCGTCAACCTCAAGTCGGGTCTGTGCCCTGAGGACTGCTCGTACTGCTCCCAGCGGCTGGGCTCGAAGGCGGAGATCCTCAAGTACACCTGGCTCAAGCCGGATGACGCCTCCAAGGCGGCCGCCGCCGGAGTGGCCGGCGGCGCCAAGCGCGTCTGTCTGGTGGCCAGCGGCCGCGGCCCCACGGACAAGGACGTGGACCGCGTCTCGGAGACGATCTCCGCCATCAAGGAGCAGAACGAGGGCGTGGAGGTCTGTGCCTGCCTCGGTCTGCTCTCCGACGGCCAGGCCGGGCGGCTGCGCGAAGCGGGCGCCGACGCGTACAACCACAACCTCAACACCTCGGAAGCCACCTACGGCGACATCTGCACCACGCATGACTTCTCGGACCGGGTGTCCACCGTCCAGCAGGCCCAGGCGGCCGGGATGTCCGCCTGCTCCGGGCTGATCGCCGGTATGGGGGAGAGCGACGCCGACCTGGTCGATGTGGTCTACGCCCTGCGCGAGCTGGACCCGGACTCCGTCCCCGTCAACTTCCTGATCCCCTTCGAGGGGACCCCGCTCGCCAAGGAGTGGAACCTCACCCCGCAGCGTGCGCTGCGCATCCTGGCGATGGTGCGCTTCGTCTGCCCGGACATCGAGGTCCGGCTGGCCGGCGGCCGCGAGGTCCATCTGCGCAGCATGCAGCCGCTCGCCCTGCACCTCGTCAACTCCATCTTCCTCGGCGACTATCTGACCAGTGAGGGCCAGGCCGGCAAGGACGACCTGGCGATGATCGAGGACGCCGGTTTCGAGGTCGAGGGCACGGACACCACGACGCTGCCCGAGCACCGCAGGCAGGGCTGTGGCGAGGGAGCCTGTGCGTCCGAGGACGCCGGGGAAGACGCCGATGAGCCCGCCGCCGTCGCGGCACCGTCCGAGGACACCCGCCGTGACCTGGTCTCGGTGCGCCGCCGCGGTGCCGGTACCGAGCTGCCGCCCAATGCCTGA
- a CDS encoding GNAT family N-acetyltransferase: MTSPLSTLLTAAARGSFPPADGSVTVLPPPSPRDAGVASFTCHAVVFADVEPSWVRERIAPDDLSAPLSPPFLSALAERLGREANNIDMVAVAEPLPGPPRLALVEATDRGHPRITRALRHRDGVRAWTTADGGTLVLGRGVGGRWELAIEVDPGAQGRGLGRELAYAARHLIPADEPLWAQVDPGNARSVRGILAAGFAPVGAEALMVPYGGRG; this comes from the coding sequence GTGACTTCGCCACTGAGCACACTGCTGACGGCCGCGGCGCGCGGAAGCTTCCCGCCCGCGGACGGATCGGTGACGGTGCTGCCCCCGCCGTCGCCGCGGGACGCCGGGGTGGCGTCCTTCACCTGCCATGCCGTGGTGTTCGCGGACGTGGAGCCCTCGTGGGTGCGGGAGCGGATAGCCCCCGACGACCTCTCCGCGCCGCTCAGCCCGCCGTTTCTCAGCGCGCTGGCCGAGCGGCTGGGCCGCGAGGCCAACAACATCGACATGGTGGCCGTCGCCGAACCCCTCCCCGGTCCGCCGCGGTTGGCGCTGGTGGAGGCGACGGACCGCGGCCATCCGCGGATCACCAGGGCGCTGCGGCACCGTGACGGGGTACGGGCATGGACCACCGCCGACGGCGGGACCCTGGTGCTCGGCCGCGGGGTGGGCGGCCGCTGGGAGCTGGCCATCGAGGTGGACCCCGGCGCACAGGGGCGCGGTCTGGGCCGTGAACTCGCGTATGCCGCCCGGCATCTGATACCGGCGGACGAGCCGCTGTGGGCGCAGGTCGACCCGGGCAACGCCCGCAGCGTCCGGGGCATCCTGGCCGCCGGGTTCGCGCCGGTGGGCGCCGAGGCGCTGATGGTCCCGTACGGGGGTCGTGGTTGA
- a CDS encoding toxin-antitoxin system HicB family antitoxin, which produces MAKTQLNVRVDEATAEAARERALQRGVSMNRYIEELVLKDAGEVGQTFVEAASDFMKQYERVFAEEFGLSPGSDPVTPGTTDHEGLPGTT; this is translated from the coding sequence GTGGCGAAGACACAGCTGAACGTCAGGGTGGACGAGGCCACTGCCGAAGCGGCGCGAGAGCGCGCTCTGCAGCGGGGAGTGAGCATGAACCGCTATATCGAGGAACTCGTCCTCAAGGACGCCGGCGAGGTAGGCCAGACCTTCGTCGAGGCCGCCTCCGACTTCATGAAGCAGTACGAGCGGGTCTTCGCCGAGGAATTCGGACTGTCGCCAGGCAGCGACCCGGTCACCCCGGGCACCACCGACCACGAAGGACTGCCGGGCACCACGTGA
- a CDS encoding LysR family transcriptional regulator, with translation MYDPTRLAALVAVAEAGSISRAADRLGYTAPALSQQLAKLEREAGTALLVRHHRGARLTAAGELLLVRARRVLDELDQARHELTRLTGLSGGRLRIGTFMTAGTHLLPPALSAFRRAHPDVELSVTEYVPPQAGTAVALGEVDLALTHEYVPGEAMPPPEGVRLEPLLTEELVLVTAPGHALSAGPGRLPLAELAGQPLVSMAPANPNRRAVEAELAAMGASVAVRCESPSYAVVCALVSAGLGVAVVPEMMAEGSVTPLGVRRLDPPELHRRISVAYRPGGGTPAADTLRALLRGAFTRHSTAP, from the coding sequence ATGTACGACCCCACGAGGCTGGCCGCTCTGGTGGCGGTGGCGGAGGCCGGTTCGATATCCAGGGCCGCCGACCGGCTGGGTTACACCGCTCCCGCGCTCTCCCAGCAGCTCGCCAAACTGGAGCGGGAGGCCGGGACGGCGCTGCTGGTGCGCCACCACCGCGGGGCACGGCTGACGGCGGCCGGTGAGCTGCTGCTCGTACGGGCCCGGCGGGTGCTGGACGAGCTGGACCAGGCGCGGCATGAGCTGACCCGGCTGACGGGGCTGTCCGGCGGCCGGCTGCGGATCGGCACGTTCATGACCGCCGGGACGCATCTGCTGCCGCCCGCGCTCAGCGCGTTCCGGCGGGCGCACCCCGATGTGGAGCTGAGCGTCACGGAGTATGTCCCGCCGCAGGCCGGCACGGCGGTGGCGCTGGGCGAGGTCGATCTGGCGCTGACGCACGAGTATGTGCCGGGCGAGGCGATGCCACCGCCGGAGGGGGTGCGGCTCGAACCGCTGCTGACCGAGGAACTGGTACTGGTCACCGCGCCCGGCCATGCCCTGTCGGCGGGCCCCGGGCGGCTGCCGCTCGCCGAGCTGGCCGGTCAGCCGCTGGTCAGCATGGCACCGGCCAACCCGAACCGGCGTGCCGTGGAGGCGGAGCTGGCGGCCATGGGGGCGAGTGTGGCGGTTCGGTGCGAGTCGCCGAGTTACGCGGTGGTGTGCGCGCTGGTGAGCGCGGGACTGGGGGTGGCGGTGGTCCCGGAGATGATGGCGGAGGGCTCGGTGACCCCGCTGGGGGTCCGTCGGCTGGACCCGCCGGAGCTGCACCGCCGGATCTCGGTGGCCTACCGCCCCGGCGGCGGAACCCCGGCCGCGGACACCCTGCGGGCGCTGCTGCGCGGGGCCTTCACCCGCCACTCCACCGCGCCGTAG
- a CDS encoding LysE family translocator has protein sequence MDGQLMAFTGVAAGMVAMPGADFAVVVRNALDSRRAGVATAVGVAGGLLVHTALAVAGLAAVLVAVPALFGAVQLLGGLYLLYLGAGALIAVVRSRAAYEDAATGPAAPPADGPPALLGTARSLRQGFLTNALNPKAPVLFLSLLPQFVPEGEPALPRTLLLATMVVAMALVWFPAVALLVDRLGSWLRRPRVTRALEAVTGALLTTLGGILLIELVLA, from the coding sequence ATGGACGGACAACTGATGGCCTTCACCGGAGTCGCCGCGGGCATGGTCGCCATGCCGGGCGCGGACTTCGCGGTCGTGGTGCGCAATGCGCTCGACTCGCGCCGGGCGGGGGTGGCCACCGCCGTCGGGGTCGCGGGCGGGCTGCTGGTGCACACCGCACTGGCGGTGGCCGGGCTCGCGGCCGTGCTGGTCGCCGTTCCCGCGCTCTTCGGTGCGGTCCAACTCCTGGGCGGGCTCTATCTGTTGTACCTCGGAGCCGGTGCGCTGATCGCGGTCGTCCGGAGCAGGGCGGCGTACGAGGACGCCGCGACCGGTCCGGCCGCCCCACCCGCCGACGGCCCGCCCGCCCTCCTCGGCACCGCGCGCAGCCTGCGCCAGGGCTTCCTGACCAACGCCCTCAACCCCAAGGCACCGGTCCTCTTCCTCAGCCTGCTCCCGCAGTTCGTCCCTGAAGGCGAGCCCGCGCTGCCCCGAACGCTGCTGCTCGCGACGATGGTCGTCGCCATGGCGCTGGTGTGGTTCCCCGCCGTCGCACTGCTGGTGGACCGGCTGGGCAGCTGGCTGCGCCGCCCGCGGGTCACCCGTGCCCTGGAAGCCGTCACCGGAGCGCTGCTCACCACCCTGGGCGGCATCCTGCTCATCGAGCTCGTGCTCGCCTGA
- the bioD gene encoding dethiobiotin synthase, which produces MPGLSRCAPGRQHHSPARRAAPSAQSRRHTMSVLFVTGTGTEIGKTVTTAAIAAAALARGRSVAVLKPAQTGVTAHEPGDVAEVERLAGPVTGVELARYPEPLAPATAALRACLPPVGPQDIAEATAKLAASHDLVLVEGAGGLLVRFDADGHTLADAARLAEAPVLVVAQAGLGTLNATALTALALRSYGLDSPGVVIGSWPAEPDLASRCNLADLPDAAGAPLLGLVPEGSGGLAPQAFRATAPGWLASALGGSGAFRIPS; this is translated from the coding sequence GTGCCGGGCCTGAGCCGGTGTGCACCGGGCAGGCAGCACCATTCCCCAGCAAGGCGCGCGGCACCGTCCGCGCAGAGTCGGAGGCACACCATGTCGGTGCTGTTCGTGACGGGCACGGGCACGGAGATCGGCAAGACCGTGACCACGGCCGCGATCGCCGCGGCGGCGCTCGCCCGGGGCCGTTCGGTGGCCGTGCTCAAACCGGCCCAGACCGGCGTCACGGCGCATGAGCCGGGTGATGTGGCGGAGGTCGAGCGGCTGGCCGGCCCGGTCACCGGCGTCGAACTCGCCCGCTACCCGGAGCCATTGGCACCCGCGACGGCCGCGCTGCGGGCCTGTCTGCCGCCGGTCGGTCCCCAGGACATCGCCGAGGCCACCGCCAAACTGGCCGCCTCACACGATCTGGTACTGGTCGAGGGCGCGGGCGGACTGCTGGTCCGCTTCGACGCGGACGGCCATACGCTCGCCGACGCCGCGCGGCTGGCCGAGGCCCCCGTCCTGGTGGTCGCCCAGGCGGGCCTGGGCACCCTCAACGCCACCGCGCTGACCGCGCTGGCGCTGCGCTCGTACGGGCTCGACTCCCCGGGTGTCGTCATCGGCAGCTGGCCGGCCGAGCCCGATCTCGCCTCCCGCTGCAATCTGGCGGACCTCCCGGACGCGGCGGGCGCCCCGCTCCTCGGCCTGGTCCCGGAGGGCTCCGGCGGACTCGCGCCGCAAGCCTTCCGCGCGACGGCCCCGGGCTGGCTGGCGTCGGCGCTCGGGGGCTCGGGGGCGTTCCGTATCCCGTCTTGA